A stretch of Mesorhizobium sp. M2A.F.Ca.ET.046.03.2.1 DNA encodes these proteins:
- the cysQ gene encoding 3'(2'),5'-bisphosphate nucleotidase CysQ has protein sequence MLGVFERLALEAGREVMRVFHEGCAVDSKADSSPVTEADRESEKIILAGLRAAYPDIPCVAEEEVAAGIATPDLDGAFFLIDPLDGTKEFVNRRTDFTVNIALVRHGVPEVGVVYAPCTGRFFIGRPGKAEALEVDADYRITGRRPITVRAGGTPLAVVASRSHNTPETDAFIRDLGPAEIVSIGSSLKFCLLAAAEADVYPRFGRTMEWDTAAGDAVLRAAGGMTHTLDGQPLVYGKRNQATDSDFANPHFIASGKGA, from the coding sequence ATGCTGGGCGTCTTCGAGCGCCTGGCGCTGGAAGCGGGGCGCGAGGTGATGCGCGTCTTTCACGAAGGCTGCGCCGTCGACAGCAAGGCGGACTCTTCGCCGGTGACGGAAGCCGACCGCGAGAGCGAGAAGATCATTCTTGCCGGCCTGCGCGCCGCCTATCCGGATATCCCATGCGTGGCCGAGGAAGAGGTGGCGGCGGGCATCGCCACGCCCGACCTCGACGGCGCCTTCTTCCTGATCGATCCGCTCGACGGCACTAAGGAATTCGTCAACCGCCGCACCGATTTCACCGTCAACATCGCGCTGGTGCGCCATGGCGTTCCGGAAGTGGGCGTTGTCTACGCGCCCTGCACCGGGCGCTTCTTCATTGGACGGCCTGGCAAGGCTGAGGCGCTGGAGGTCGATGCCGATTATCGCATTACCGGCCGCCGGCCGATCACCGTGCGGGCAGGGGGCACGCCACTCGCCGTCGTCGCCAGCCGTTCGCACAACACGCCTGAAACCGACGCCTTCATCCGCGACCTCGGTCCCGCCGAGATTGTCTCGATCGGCTCGTCATTGAAATTCTGCCTGCTCGCCGCGGCGGAGGCGGACGTCTATCCGCGCTTCGGCCGCACCATGGAGTGGGACACGGCCGCGGGTGACGCAGTGCTGCGCGCCGCGGGTGGCATGACGCACACTTTGGACGGCCAGCCGCTCGTCTACGGCAAGCGCAACCAGGCGACTGACAGCGATTTCGCCAACCCGCATTTTATTGCGAGCGGGAAGGGCGCGTAG
- the cysN gene encoding sulfate adenylyltransferase subunit CysN produces the protein MRHIMAKSLAPTASIRDYMAAQEKKSLLRFLTCGSVDDGKSTLIGRLLSDTKQIFEDQLAALEKDSRKHGTTGDDIDYALLVDGLEAEREQGITIDVAYRFFATPKRKFIVADTPGHEQYTRNMATGASTADLAIVLIDARQGVLRQTRRHSIIASLLGIRHIVLAVNKIDLIGFDKAAFDQIVADYREFAKQLGFVSVVPIPMSARFGDNVTSRSERTPWYSGPSLIEHLETVSVDEAVVELPFRFPVQYVNRPNLDFRGFAGTIASGTVSQGDEVVVAKSGRASRVKRIVAQGGDLDQAVAGQAITLVLEDEVEVSRGNMLVSPAARPQVADQFAANIVWFDEQALLPGRSYILRTETDQVSATVTDLKYRVNVNDFAHEAAKSLDINEVGVCNLSTRAPIAFDPFAENRTTGAFILIDRITNATVGAGMILHSLRRAENIHWQSLDVGKRGRSDLKNQRPAVFWFTGLSGSGKSTIANLFEKKLFASGRHTYILDGDNVRHGLNRDLGFTDADRVENIRRVAEVAKLMADAGLIVIVSFISPFSAERRMARELMAEGEFVEVFVDTPFEECARRDPKGLYARALSGEIKNFTGVDSPYEAPENPEIHLQTLGRSPQEMAEALEHWLIERDIAEEQYDNGGGI, from the coding sequence ATGCGCCACATCATGGCCAAGAGCCTCGCCCCGACCGCTTCTATCCGCGACTATATGGCCGCGCAGGAGAAGAAGTCGCTGCTGCGCTTCCTCACCTGCGGCTCCGTCGATGACGGCAAGTCGACGCTCATCGGCCGCCTGCTCTCCGACACCAAGCAGATCTTCGAGGACCAGCTGGCGGCACTGGAGAAGGATTCGCGCAAGCACGGCACCACCGGCGACGATATCGACTACGCGCTGCTGGTCGACGGGCTGGAGGCGGAGCGCGAGCAGGGCATCACCATCGACGTCGCCTACCGCTTCTTCGCCACGCCGAAGCGCAAATTCATCGTCGCGGACACGCCCGGCCATGAGCAATACACGCGCAACATGGCGACGGGCGCCTCGACCGCGGATCTTGCCATCGTGCTGATCGATGCCCGCCAGGGCGTGCTGCGCCAGACCCGGCGTCATTCGATCATCGCCTCGCTGCTCGGCATCCGTCACATCGTGCTGGCGGTCAACAAGATCGACCTTATCGGCTTCGACAAAGCTGCGTTCGACCAGATCGTCGCCGACTATCGCGAGTTCGCAAAACAACTCGGCTTCGTCAGCGTTGTGCCAATCCCTATGTCGGCGCGCTTCGGCGACAACGTCACCAGCCGCTCGGAGCGCACGCCCTGGTATTCCGGTCCGTCGCTCATCGAGCATCTGGAAACCGTGTCGGTCGACGAGGCGGTGGTCGAATTGCCGTTCCGCTTTCCCGTCCAATATGTGAACCGTCCGAACCTCGATTTCCGCGGCTTCGCCGGCACCATTGCGTCGGGGACGGTTTCGCAGGGCGACGAGGTCGTCGTCGCCAAGTCCGGCAGGGCGTCCCGGGTCAAGCGCATCGTCGCGCAGGGCGGCGATCTCGATCAGGCGGTCGCCGGCCAGGCGATCACGCTGGTCCTCGAGGATGAAGTCGAGGTGTCGCGCGGCAACATGCTGGTGTCGCCGGCGGCACGGCCGCAGGTCGCCGACCAGTTCGCCGCCAACATCGTGTGGTTCGACGAGCAGGCGCTGCTGCCCGGCCGCTCCTACATCCTGCGCACGGAGACCGATCAGGTCAGCGCCACCGTCACCGACCTCAAATACCGGGTCAACGTCAACGATTTCGCGCATGAGGCGGCGAAGTCGCTCGACATCAACGAGGTCGGCGTCTGCAATCTCTCGACCCGCGCGCCGATCGCCTTCGATCCCTTCGCCGAGAACCGCACCACCGGCGCCTTCATCCTGATCGATCGCATCACCAACGCCACCGTCGGCGCCGGCATGATCCTGCATTCGCTGCGGCGCGCGGAAAACATCCACTGGCAGTCGCTCGACGTCGGCAAGCGCGGCCGTTCCGACCTGAAGAACCAGCGCCCGGCGGTGTTCTGGTTCACCGGGCTCTCCGGTTCCGGCAAGTCGACCATCGCCAACCTGTTCGAGAAGAAGCTTTTCGCCTCCGGTCGTCACACCTACATCCTCGACGGCGACAATGTCCGCCACGGGTTGAATCGCGATCTCGGCTTCACCGACGCCGACCGCGTCGAAAACATCCGCCGCGTCGCCGAAGTGGCCAAGCTGATGGCCGATGCCGGGCTGATTGTCATCGTCTCCTTCATTTCGCCATTCAGCGCCGAGCGCCGCATGGCGCGCGAGCTGATGGCCGAGGGCGAGTTCGTCGAGGTGTTCGTCGATACGCCGTTCGAGGAATGCGCAAGGCGTGACCCGAAGGGCCTTTACGCACGCGCCCTGAGCGGTGAGATCAAGAACTTCACCGGTGTCGATTCTCCCTATGAGGCACCTGAGAATCCGGAAATTCATCTTCAGACCCTCGGCAGGAGTCCGCAGGAGATGGCGGAAGCCCTCGAACACTGGCTGATCGAGCGCGACATTGCCGAGGAGCAGTATGACAATGGCGGCGGTATCTGA
- the cysD gene encoding sulfate adenylyltransferase subunit CysD: MNIALTHLQRLEAESIHIFREVAASFSKPVMLYSVGKDSSVLMHLAMKAFYPAKPPFPFLHVDTTWKFREMIAFRDQMAQKLGFDLLVHVNEDGVRDGINPFDHGSNTHTHVMKTVALRQALDKYGFDAAFGGARRDEEKSRAKERIFSFRNAQHSWDPKNQRPEMWKIFNTRIAPGESIRVFPLSNWTELDIWQYILQENIPIVPLYFAKERPVVERDGMLIMKDDDRMQLRPGEAIENRLVRFRTLGCYPLTGAIESEADTLEAIVGEMLTARTSERQGRLIDRDEAGSMEKKKREGYF, from the coding sequence ATGAATATCGCGCTCACGCATCTGCAGCGGCTCGAGGCCGAATCCATCCACATCTTCCGTGAGGTTGCGGCCTCCTTCTCCAAGCCGGTGATGCTCTATTCGGTCGGCAAGGATTCCTCGGTGCTGATGCATCTGGCGATGAAGGCCTTCTATCCCGCCAAGCCGCCTTTCCCGTTCCTGCATGTCGACACCACCTGGAAGTTCCGCGAGATGATCGCCTTTCGCGACCAGATGGCGCAGAAGCTCGGCTTCGACCTGCTGGTCCATGTCAACGAGGATGGCGTGCGCGACGGCATCAATCCCTTCGACCATGGCTCCAACACCCATACCCATGTGATGAAGACGGTGGCGCTGCGCCAGGCGCTCGACAAATACGGTTTCGATGCGGCCTTCGGCGGCGCCCGCCGCGACGAGGAGAAGTCGCGCGCCAAGGAGCGCATCTTCTCCTTCCGCAACGCGCAGCATTCCTGGGACCCCAAGAACCAGCGGCCGGAAATGTGGAAGATCTTCAACACCCGCATCGCGCCGGGCGAGTCGATCCGCGTCTTTCCGCTGTCCAACTGGACCGAGCTCGACATCTGGCAGTACATCCTGCAGGAGAACATCCCGATCGTGCCGCTCTATTTCGCCAAGGAACGGCCGGTGGTCGAGCGCGACGGCATGCTGATCATGAAGGATGACGACCGCATGCAGCTGCGTCCCGGCGAGGCGATCGAGAACCGGCTGGTGCGCTTCCGTACACTGGGCTGTTACCCGCTGACCGGCGCCATCGAATCGGAAGCCGACACGCTAGAGGCCATCGTCGGCGAGATGCTGACCGCCCGCACCTCCGAGCGCCAGGGCCGCCTCATCGACCGCGACGAGGCGGGTTCGATGGAAAAGAAGAAGCGCGAGGGTTATTTCTGA
- a CDS encoding O-antigen ligase family protein, with amino-acid sequence MNPFTKLRRQLTPAQINFYFSIVCFFSAPVLGSLVSITFNAGGVWSAMLLAAKRRRFNIDGPMLALTAAIYAYCAAMVLASIVNGTLAADLRFFLPLITFLLFPISYSTWSITEKTALARIAVLASAAACFGALAIAIVQYHWLGTRAEGGAGNAIVFATVTCLAVMLCLAGALSGIEKRSKLLVLAAIAGTIAIVYSGSRMIWVAVPIAGIVVLLVNRRRFTNASMARLAVIGVVVALAIAAIGSRAIMDRADFLVSDWDALNANGDHSTALGLRVAMWEIGLAAVREMPIFGHGITASRALMKQGFHEQFGLSAGFSHFHNGFLTAMVEAGLLGGLALASIFIVAAWNAARTLRLSVDPVERFGATMVLVAVITYLIGGMAGILVGHDILDATLMVFLVSGTYLASGRTVAPTGKDAPAVAPGASRQP; translated from the coding sequence TTGAACCCGTTTACAAAGCTCCGGCGCCAGCTCACGCCCGCACAGATCAATTTCTATTTCTCGATCGTCTGCTTTTTTTCGGCGCCGGTGCTCGGCTCGCTCGTCAGCATCACCTTCAATGCCGGCGGCGTGTGGTCGGCAATGCTGCTGGCCGCGAAGCGGCGGCGCTTCAACATCGACGGGCCGATGCTCGCCTTGACCGCGGCGATCTACGCCTATTGCGCGGCCATGGTTCTCGCTTCGATCGTCAATGGCACGCTGGCCGCCGATCTGCGGTTCTTCCTGCCGCTGATCACCTTCCTGCTTTTCCCGATCTCCTATTCGACCTGGAGCATTACCGAGAAGACCGCGCTGGCACGCATCGCCGTTCTGGCCAGCGCCGCGGCCTGTTTCGGCGCGTTGGCGATCGCCATCGTCCAGTATCACTGGCTGGGCACGAGGGCCGAGGGCGGGGCCGGAAACGCGATCGTCTTCGCAACCGTTACCTGCCTTGCCGTCATGCTATGCCTCGCCGGCGCGCTGTCAGGCATCGAGAAACGCTCGAAGCTGCTGGTCCTGGCGGCGATCGCCGGAACGATTGCGATCGTCTATTCCGGGTCACGCATGATCTGGGTGGCGGTGCCGATTGCCGGTATCGTCGTGCTTCTCGTCAACCGCCGTCGGTTCACCAACGCCAGCATGGCGCGCTTGGCAGTGATCGGCGTCGTGGTAGCCCTGGCGATCGCCGCCATCGGCTCTCGCGCCATCATGGATCGAGCCGACTTCCTGGTCAGCGACTGGGATGCGCTGAACGCCAATGGCGATCATTCGACGGCGCTCGGCCTGCGCGTGGCAATGTGGGAGATCGGCCTTGCCGCGGTTCGCGAGATGCCGATTTTCGGCCATGGCATCACGGCCAGCCGCGCCCTGATGAAGCAGGGTTTTCATGAGCAGTTCGGTCTGAGCGCGGGCTTCAGCCATTTTCACAACGGCTTCCTGACCGCGATGGTCGAAGCCGGGCTGCTCGGGGGGCTGGCGCTAGCCTCGATTTTCATCGTTGCCGCATGGAACGCGGCAAGGACGCTGCGCCTCAGCGTCGATCCGGTGGAGCGGTTCGGCGCGACGATGGTCCTTGTCGCGGTCATCACCTATCTCATCGGCGGAATGGCCGGCATCCTCGTCGGCCACGACATTCTCGACGCGACGCTGATGGTGTTCCTGGTTTCCGGAACCTACCTTGCGTCCGGGCGGACGGTGGCGCCGACCGGCAAAGACGCGCCTGCGGTGGCGCCGGGCGCCAGCCGGCAACCATGA
- a CDS encoding NAD-dependent epimerase/dehydratase family protein, with product MKVLVTGATGFIGRRVVGRLRQAGFDIRTASHLPQRLAGADDAVALPGADAPQEAYLALMRDVTHVVHCAALNNDRGAGEADLRAVNATLTGRLAQAAAKRAEGRFIYLSSIRAVVAADFSGTIDAATPPAPRCAYGRSKREGEIAMLEAFATAGHAGATALRLPPVYGEGMKGNLRGLMRLAATGLPLPAAALTAVRSLVSHDAVAGAVTHLLARPTPPRPTYVLGDASPVAMAEIITAFRRGYGRPARLVPMPAWPFRLLATLSGRQASWQALVATQVCDSSLLASEGWMPEADTLGRLEELARQAG from the coding sequence ATGAAGGTCCTGGTCACCGGCGCGACAGGCTTCATCGGGCGCCGGGTCGTCGGCCGGTTGCGCCAAGCCGGATTCGACATACGGACCGCTTCGCACCTGCCGCAGCGGCTGGCAGGCGCGGACGATGCCGTCGCGCTGCCCGGCGCCGATGCGCCCCAGGAAGCCTATCTGGCGTTGATGCGCGACGTGACGCATGTCGTCCACTGCGCGGCGCTCAACAATGATCGCGGCGCCGGCGAGGCCGACTTGCGGGCTGTCAACGCGACACTGACCGGGCGGCTCGCCCAGGCGGCCGCCAAGCGCGCCGAAGGGCGCTTCATCTATCTCTCCTCGATCCGCGCCGTCGTGGCGGCCGATTTCAGCGGCACGATCGACGCGGCCACGCCCCCTGCCCCGCGATGCGCCTATGGGCGTTCCAAGCGCGAAGGCGAAATCGCAATGCTGGAGGCTTTTGCGACCGCCGGACATGCGGGCGCGACGGCGCTGCGGCTGCCGCCGGTCTATGGCGAAGGCATGAAGGGAAATCTGCGCGGGCTGATGCGTCTCGCAGCCACCGGCCTGCCGCTGCCCGCAGCCGCCTTGACCGCGGTTCGTTCGCTGGTCTCGCATGACGCGGTGGCTGGCGCCGTGACGCATCTCCTGGCCCGTCCGACGCCGCCGCGCCCCACCTATGTGCTGGGCGATGCCTCGCCCGTCGCTATGGCCGAAATCATCACCGCGTTCCGGCGCGGATACGGCCGGCCAGCCCGGCTGGTGCCCATGCCGGCCTGGCCGTTCCGGCTGCTGGCGACGCTCAGTGGCCGACAAGCGTCGTGGCAGGCTTTGGTGGCGACGCAGGTCTGCGATTCGTCGCTGCTGGCCTCGGAAGGCTGGATGCCGGAAGCCGACACGCTCGGCCGGCTCGAGGAACTGGCGCGGCAGGCCGGTTAA
- a CDS encoding sugar transferase — translation MTAKRVLDLVVGAVMLALTSPIVLVAMLAIRATSAGPAIFSQTRVGREGTLFSCRKLRTMRRDTPSLPTHQAPANSVTAVGKVLRATKIDELPQLWNVLKGEMSLVGPRPCLPTQTELIERRKQLGVLAALPGITGLAQIKGIDMSDPKRCAETDAAYVQAATIRLDIRILLGTFYRA, via the coding sequence GTGACGGCAAAGCGGGTCCTTGATCTGGTTGTCGGGGCGGTGATGCTGGCGCTAACGTCGCCGATCGTGCTGGTCGCGATGCTGGCGATCCGGGCGACGTCGGCCGGCCCGGCCATCTTCTCGCAGACCCGCGTCGGCCGGGAAGGAACCCTCTTTTCCTGCCGCAAGCTGCGCACGATGCGTCGCGACACCCCCTCCTTGCCGACCCACCAGGCGCCGGCCAATTCGGTCACCGCGGTGGGCAAGGTGCTGCGCGCAACCAAGATCGACGAGTTGCCGCAGCTCTGGAACGTGCTCAAGGGCGAGATGAGCCTGGTGGGACCGCGTCCGTGCCTGCCGACGCAGACGGAACTGATCGAACGGCGCAAGCAACTGGGCGTGCTTGCCGCACTTCCGGGCATAACCGGGCTGGCGCAGATCAAGGGGATCGACATGTCGGATCCAAAACGCTGCGCCGAGACCGACGCGGCCTACGTCCAGGCTGCCACGATTCGCCTGGATATCAGGATATTGCTGGGCACGTTCTACCGCGCATAG
- a CDS encoding glycosyltransferase family 2 protein, translating to MTAKVRRVAVLMGTKDGAAFIGEQLESLFAQSWPAVDLWVSDDGSTDATVAIVEAWRSRWNKGSVTLVEGPRKGFAANFRSMIIDPRIDADYYAFCDQDDIWEPDRLESAIRWMEGENSDMPLLFCSRTATISEAGIPAGYSPLFRRPPSFRNALVQSIAGGNTMLFNRKARDLLAKASARTEFVSHDWWAYLIVTAAGGKVRYEPRPLVRYRQHAANLVGANVSWKARLSRLGRLFQGQFATWTDSNLRGLAVNRDLIAPDPALCLRLFIRARKGSTFRRFRLLGKSGVYRQTLMGTLGLYLAFLSRRI from the coding sequence GTGACCGCGAAAGTTCGGCGCGTGGCCGTCCTCATGGGCACGAAGGATGGCGCGGCATTCATCGGCGAGCAATTGGAATCACTTTTCGCGCAGTCCTGGCCCGCGGTCGATCTGTGGGTTTCCGACGATGGCTCGACGGACGCCACGGTCGCAATCGTCGAGGCTTGGCGATCCCGCTGGAACAAGGGCTCCGTTACGTTGGTGGAAGGCCCGCGAAAGGGTTTCGCCGCCAATTTCCGCTCGATGATCATCGATCCCCGCATCGATGCCGATTACTATGCCTTTTGCGACCAGGACGACATCTGGGAGCCGGATCGGCTGGAGAGCGCCATCCGCTGGATGGAGGGAGAGAATAGCGACATGCCGCTCCTGTTCTGCTCGCGCACGGCGACCATTTCGGAGGCCGGCATCCCAGCAGGCTATTCGCCGCTGTTTCGCCGCCCGCCGTCTTTCCGCAACGCGCTGGTGCAAAGCATCGCCGGCGGCAACACCATGCTCTTCAACCGCAAGGCGCGCGACCTCCTGGCGAAAGCATCGGCAAGGACCGAATTCGTCAGCCATGACTGGTGGGCCTATCTCATCGTCACCGCCGCCGGCGGCAAGGTCCGCTACGAGCCGCGGCCGCTGGTCAGATACCGGCAGCACGCGGCGAACCTCGTCGGCGCCAATGTCTCGTGGAAGGCAAGGCTTTCACGGCTCGGACGGCTGTTTCAGGGCCAGTTCGCCACCTGGACCGACAGCAATCTCAGGGGCCTTGCCGTCAACCGCGACCTCATCGCGCCCGATCCCGCACTCTGCCTTCGCCTGTTCATCAGGGCGCGCAAGGGCAGCACCTTCAGGCGCTTCCGCCTGCTCGGCAAAAGCGGCGTCTACCGGCAGACATTGATGGGCACGCTCGGGCTTTACCTTGCTTTCCTTTCGCGCCGGATCTGA
- a CDS encoding nucleoside-diphosphate sugar epimerase/dehydratase — MTAYVEAVSGIRPKMRRAIIMVQDLVMVLVSVALSLTLSQSRLSFDAFSTGGLACWAVIVLVAHLLFRASGLYSTVWRFASTPDFFNILKGCGSLTIVLYLAAVAFRSFFQPVAGLNERQFIVFFLVSFTIISAPRLYYRFLRDGASWRILRRAASDPSIKQALFIGRLSEADVIVRFTRTSVPAEYAIAGIMATESEAPLGARIQGVPVVALRPRLVEVLEDYVKGTENLDLLIFGNGAERDIEDYAELVRVARHSGIAVVQFSGLSELGQGGRLVLDTVEMETIMRRSAVATDTTRIGAFVAGKRVMVTGGAGSIGRVLVKRALELGAESVLVADNSEFGIFQLDQLMDEKHRDRLTSRIVDVTDRPHMMRLVSEFKPAILFHAAALKHVPLLEENWEAAIETNVFGTLACAEIAAECGVPQFLLISSDKAVAPTSVLGVTKRAAEQIVSSLHEAHAAPSSLHAAAANGHGAGLSSAHRSGTKFIAVRFGNVFGSNGSVATIFQAQIEAGGPVTITDRRMTRYFMTVAEAVDLVIMSAADAEQRQGKDDYAIYMLDMGKPVPILEVAETMIRMAGKSPYTDIPIRFTGIRPGEKLHETLHGENEEVVKLDIAKIFGLRSDVVQWSRIEAALPALVAAMHDRDKAAALAVLGGLYQAEADLGAHGQAVPKTAAQIG, encoded by the coding sequence ATGACCGCCTATGTAGAAGCCGTATCGGGCATTCGACCGAAGATGCGGCGCGCCATCATCATGGTTCAGGACCTCGTCATGGTTCTGGTCTCGGTGGCGCTCAGCCTCACGCTTTCTCAGTCGAGGCTTTCCTTCGATGCCTTCTCCACCGGCGGGCTGGCCTGCTGGGCGGTCATCGTGCTCGTCGCCCATCTGCTGTTTCGCGCTAGCGGCCTCTACAGCACCGTCTGGCGCTTTGCCTCCACGCCCGATTTCTTCAACATCCTCAAGGGCTGCGGCAGCCTGACTATCGTCCTCTATCTGGCTGCGGTCGCCTTCCGCTCCTTTTTTCAGCCGGTCGCCGGCCTCAACGAGCGCCAGTTCATCGTCTTTTTCCTGGTCTCCTTCACCATCATTTCGGCGCCTAGACTTTACTATCGCTTTCTCCGCGACGGCGCCTCTTGGCGCATCTTGCGCCGCGCTGCCAGCGACCCTTCGATCAAGCAGGCGCTGTTCATCGGCCGGTTGAGCGAGGCCGACGTGATCGTCCGCTTTACGCGCACGTCCGTGCCGGCCGAATACGCCATCGCCGGCATCATGGCGACCGAGAGCGAGGCGCCGCTCGGCGCCCGGATCCAGGGCGTCCCGGTCGTGGCGCTTCGGCCGCGCCTGGTCGAGGTGCTGGAGGACTATGTCAAGGGCACGGAAAACCTCGATCTCCTGATTTTCGGCAATGGCGCCGAGCGCGACATCGAGGACTATGCCGAGCTGGTGCGCGTCGCCCGCCACAGCGGCATCGCCGTCGTCCAGTTCTCCGGCCTGTCGGAGCTGGGGCAGGGCGGCAGGCTGGTTCTCGACACCGTCGAGATGGAAACCATCATGCGCCGTTCGGCGGTTGCCACCGACACGACGCGCATCGGCGCCTTCGTCGCCGGCAAGCGGGTGATGGTCACCGGTGGCGCTGGCTCCATCGGCCGCGTGCTTGTCAAGCGCGCGCTGGAGCTGGGCGCCGAGTCGGTGCTGGTGGCCGACAATTCCGAATTCGGCATTTTCCAGCTCGATCAGCTGATGGACGAGAAGCACCGCGACCGGCTGACGAGCCGCATCGTCGACGTCACCGACCGGCCTCACATGATGCGTCTCGTCAGCGAGTTCAAACCCGCGATCCTCTTTCATGCCGCGGCGCTGAAGCACGTGCCGCTGCTGGAAGAGAACTGGGAAGCGGCGATCGAGACGAATGTCTTCGGCACGCTCGCCTGCGCCGAGATCGCCGCCGAATGCGGGGTGCCGCAATTCCTGCTGATCTCCAGCGACAAGGCCGTCGCCCCGACTTCGGTGCTCGGCGTCACCAAGCGGGCGGCAGAGCAGATCGTCTCCTCGCTGCATGAGGCCCATGCCGCGCCATCATCCTTGCATGCCGCCGCGGCGAACGGTCATGGGGCCGGCCTCTCAAGCGCGCATCGTTCCGGCACCAAGTTCATCGCCGTGCGCTTCGGCAATGTCTTCGGCTCCAATGGCTCGGTGGCGACCATCTTCCAGGCGCAGATCGAGGCCGGCGGCCCAGTCACCATCACCGACCGGCGCATGACCCGCTATTTCATGACCGTGGCCGAGGCGGTCGATCTGGTCATCATGTCGGCCGCGGATGCCGAGCAGCGTCAGGGCAAGGACGACTACGCCATCTACATGCTCGACATGGGCAAGCCAGTGCCGATCCTCGAAGTCGCCGAGACCATGATCCGCATGGCCGGCAAAAGCCCCTACACCGACATTCCGATCCGCTTCACCGGCATCAGGCCCGGCGAGAAGCTGCACGAGACGCTGCATGGCGAGAATGAAGAGGTCGTCAAGCTCGACATCGCCAAGATCTTCGGCCTCAGGAGCGACGTCGTGCAATGGTCCAGGATCGAGGCCGCGCTGCCGGCGCTGGTGGCCGCGATGCACGATCGCGACAAGGCCGCGGCGCTTGCCGTCTTGGGCGGCTTATACCAGGCCGAGGCAGACCTCGGCGCGCACGGCCAGGCTGTGCCGAAAACGGCCGCACAGATCGGTTAG
- a CDS encoding ABC transporter permease, which translates to MISVLNGALDDISRTMKLRRVWIALAHEDIGDQHRRTTLGPLWLLVNYLAFAGTFVFVFQPIGKDAAGYGAYVAIGLMVWFYLMEIISLSVPLFKREESFIEGTTLPLFVYVMRLTVQSVIRAGYAVVGCIIILLISGPSLTPAWLWSLAGLLLILLTTPALITVFAFLGAFFPDSEFIVGNLMRVGMFFTPVFWVYNGQDAIQRYSYLWNPFSYFLDVARIPILGGEFPSNAFAITGATALVTWTIALLLLGSYRRQVVFLI; encoded by the coding sequence ATGATCTCGGTACTGAATGGCGCCCTCGACGACATCTCCCGAACCATGAAGCTGCGAAGGGTATGGATTGCCCTGGCTCATGAGGATATCGGAGACCAGCATCGGCGCACCACGCTCGGACCACTTTGGCTTCTCGTCAACTATCTTGCCTTCGCGGGAACATTCGTTTTCGTGTTTCAACCGATTGGCAAGGATGCGGCAGGCTATGGCGCCTACGTCGCCATCGGCCTTATGGTGTGGTTTTACCTCATGGAGATCATCTCCCTGAGCGTCCCACTCTTCAAGCGCGAAGAGAGCTTCATCGAAGGTACGACGCTGCCGCTGTTCGTCTATGTGATGCGGCTGACGGTACAGTCGGTGATCCGGGCCGGTTATGCAGTTGTCGGATGCATCATTATCCTGCTGATCAGCGGGCCCTCGCTGACGCCTGCGTGGCTGTGGTCGCTTGCTGGACTGCTGTTGATCTTGTTGACCACACCAGCCCTCATCACGGTCTTCGCGTTTTTGGGCGCATTCTTTCCAGATAGCGAATTCATCGTCGGCAATCTGATGCGCGTTGGGATGTTCTTCACACCCGTCTTTTGGGTCTATAATGGCCAAGACGCTATACAGAGATACTCCTATCTCTGGAACCCGTTCTCTTACTTCCTGGACGTTGCGCGCATTCCGATCCTCGGGGGTGAGTTTCCGAGTAACGCCTTCGCCATCACCGGCGCCACAGCGTTGGTCACGTGGACGATCGCGCTGCTGCTGCTTGGCAGCTACCGCCGCCAGGTCGTCTTTTTGATTTGA